One Natrinema halophilum genomic window carries:
- the thiM gene encoding hydroxyethylthiazole kinase, with translation MSVTDIAAADLADSVRIVRQTEPLVQSLTNTVTINDVANVTLHWGGLPVMADSFGDAGEMAELARAVLINTGQVPDGRVEAMHEAGRKANERGIPVVLDPVGVGSTPSRQAVAESLLSDIDFTVINGNYGEISALAGVEAEVKGVESVGDYDAIDRTAHSLAESTDAIVVASGIDDIVADADGAVRLTAGHEMLGEVVGTGCMLGGTIATFCGAIDDASTAAVHGTLGFGIAGERAADLEYAGPGSYRTNFRDAVSGITSDVAAALDLEDRVETVH, from the coding sequence ATGAGTGTGACAGACATCGCCGCCGCCGACCTTGCGGACTCGGTCCGGATCGTCCGACAGACGGAGCCGCTCGTGCAGTCGCTGACCAACACGGTGACGATCAACGACGTGGCGAACGTGACGCTCCACTGGGGCGGATTGCCGGTAATGGCCGACTCGTTCGGTGACGCCGGTGAGATGGCCGAACTCGCACGCGCTGTGCTGATCAACACCGGCCAGGTACCCGACGGCCGTGTCGAGGCCATGCACGAAGCTGGTCGGAAGGCAAACGAGCGCGGTATCCCGGTCGTCCTCGACCCCGTCGGTGTGGGGTCGACACCCTCACGTCAGGCAGTCGCCGAAAGCCTCCTCTCCGACATCGACTTCACTGTGATCAATGGAAACTACGGCGAGATTAGCGCGCTTGCGGGCGTCGAAGCGGAAGTCAAGGGGGTCGAATCCGTCGGCGACTACGACGCGATCGACCGGACGGCGCACTCGCTCGCCGAGTCGACCGATGCGATCGTCGTCGCCTCGGGCATCGACGACATCGTTGCGGACGCCGACGGCGCAGTCCGACTCACCGCCGGCCACGAGATGCTGGGCGAAGTCGTCGGTACCGGTTGTATGCTCGGCGGGACCATCGCAACGTTCTGCGGTGCTATCGACGATGCCTCGACGGCCGCCGTTCACGGCACGCTCGGATTCGGCATCGCCGGCGAGCGCGCGGCCGACCTCGAGTACGCGGGGCCGGGGAGCTATCGGACGAACTTTCGTGATGCGGTTTCGGGGATTACGAGCGACGTCGCCGCCGCTCTCGACCTCGAGGATCGCGTCGAGACGGTCCACTGA
- a CDS encoding polysaccharide deacetylase family protein, which yields MKRRAYLVTAAAATLGGCSALTDSETSEPSDDGGDPSDSPDETVDEEPGSFDRFDDLSMWTVMEGTLELDSERAYVGDQSGRMSASLNEKRVMIKRWFDQPRDLSNEFPALALATDQSTDPFVQLSDTDGNRLIMQAKVKPGLPLTHHDLGVVGTDGDPDLSSIAHVKISSWAGDSEARVWCDDLHFVSRPDTGKVLIQFDDGTRSAYTRARSTLASYGFPATAFVSTDDVGGSGYLSSDHLETLQNDGWTIASRGKTGRGLVGLSESALQDEIQGAIDWLENNGFEDGAGYFAYPLNRYDVSAMNVVDEHHDIGFIAGHAGHADLLNPALAPRAVSPTADQARSLLDRTARYRTIATLSYGDLSGETGSAFEETMSYLSDLESAGDLEVVGPDDVASNHIYDA from the coding sequence ATGAAACGACGAGCGTATCTCGTGACGGCCGCTGCAGCGACGCTTGGCGGCTGTTCCGCCCTGACCGATTCGGAAACGAGCGAACCGTCAGACGACGGTGGCGATCCATCTGACTCCCCGGATGAGACAGTCGACGAAGAACCCGGTTCGTTCGACCGGTTCGACGACCTTTCCATGTGGACGGTGATGGAAGGGACGCTGGAACTCGACTCGGAGCGGGCGTACGTCGGCGACCAGTCCGGCCGTATGTCGGCCTCTCTGAACGAAAAACGAGTCATGATCAAGCGATGGTTCGATCAGCCGCGTGATCTCTCGAACGAATTCCCCGCGCTGGCGCTTGCAACCGACCAGTCGACCGATCCGTTCGTCCAGCTTTCGGACACCGACGGGAACCGGCTGATCATGCAAGCGAAAGTCAAGCCCGGTCTCCCGCTTACACACCACGACCTCGGCGTGGTCGGCACCGACGGAGATCCGGATCTGAGTTCGATCGCACACGTGAAAATCTCATCGTGGGCGGGTGACAGCGAGGCGAGGGTCTGGTGTGACGACCTCCATTTCGTTTCGCGGCCGGACACCGGGAAAGTCCTCATCCAGTTCGACGACGGTACCAGGTCAGCGTATACCCGGGCCCGCTCGACCCTCGCGAGTTACGGATTCCCCGCGACTGCGTTCGTCTCGACCGACGACGTCGGCGGTTCGGGGTATCTCAGCAGCGACCACCTCGAGACCCTTCAGAACGACGGCTGGACGATCGCCAGCCGGGGCAAAACCGGACGCGGCCTCGTCGGTCTGAGCGAGTCGGCACTGCAGGACGAAATCCAGGGCGCCATCGACTGGCTCGAGAACAACGGGTTCGAAGACGGCGCCGGCTACTTCGCCTACCCCCTCAATCGATACGACGTGTCCGCGATGAACGTCGTCGACGAGCACCACGATATCGGTTTCATCGCCGGTCACGCCGGTCACGCGGACCTGTTGAACCCCGCGCTCGCGCCGCGGGCGGTCAGTCCGACGGCCGACCAGGCCCGATCGCTGCTCGATCGGACGGCGCGGTACCGGACGATCGCCACGCTGAGCTACGGCGACCTCTCCGGCGAGACGGGGTCGGCGTTCGAAGAGACGATGTCGTATCTCAGCGACCTCGAGTCGGCCGGGGACCTCGAGGTCGTCGGGCCTGACGACGTCGCGTCGAATCACATCTACGACGCGTAG
- a CDS encoding sulfurtransferase, whose protein sequence is MATDYANDVLVTADWVENRLEDFQDDDSDLRLVEVDVDTEAYEEEHAPGAIGFNWETQLQDQTTRDILSKDDFEDLLGSHGISEDSTVVLYGDNSNWFAAYTYWQFKYYGHDEVYLLDGGREYWLENDYPTTDEEPDFSETEYDAAGPRESIRAYRQDVENAIERGVPLVDVRSPEEFSGEVLAPPGLQETAQRGGHIPGASNISWAAVTNDDGTFKDRDELEELYADEGIDGNETTVAYCRIGERSSVAWFALHELLGYDDTVNYDGSWTEWGNLINAPVEKGN, encoded by the coding sequence ATGGCAACCGACTACGCCAACGACGTACTCGTCACGGCCGACTGGGTCGAAAATCGACTCGAGGACTTTCAGGACGACGACTCCGACCTGCGACTGGTCGAAGTCGACGTCGACACGGAAGCCTACGAGGAGGAACACGCGCCCGGTGCGATCGGGTTCAACTGGGAAACCCAGCTGCAGGATCAGACTACCCGCGATATCCTCTCGAAAGACGATTTCGAGGATCTACTCGGCAGTCACGGCATCAGTGAGGATTCCACGGTCGTCCTCTACGGCGACAACTCCAACTGGTTCGCCGCCTACACCTACTGGCAGTTCAAGTACTACGGTCACGACGAGGTCTACCTTCTCGACGGCGGCCGCGAGTACTGGCTCGAAAACGACTATCCGACCACCGACGAGGAACCCGACTTCTCCGAAACCGAGTACGACGCCGCTGGCCCGCGCGAGAGCATCCGTGCCTACCGCCAAGACGTCGAGAACGCAATCGAACGCGGCGTTCCGCTCGTCGACGTTCGCTCGCCCGAGGAGTTCTCCGGCGAAGTGCTCGCCCCGCCAGGACTCCAGGAAACCGCCCAGCGCGGCGGTCACATCCCCGGCGCGAGCAACATCTCGTGGGCCGCCGTAACGAACGACGACGGCACCTTCAAGGACCGCGATGAACTCGAGGAACTCTACGCCGACGAAGGCATCGACGGCAACGAGACGACCGTCGCCTACTGCCGCATCGGCGAGCGCTCGTCCGTCGCGTGGTTCGCGCTGCACGAGCTGCTCGGCTACGACGATACCGTCAACTACGACGGGTCCTGGACCGAGTGGGGCAACTTGATCAACGCGCCGGTCGAAAAGGGCAACTGA
- a CDS encoding DUF7553 family protein, whose amino-acid sequence MARDELENAAESIERAADETSDDTAADRLQTQSEKFAEYATADRGPDHGQLARHEHILNEIADDEGGNVASNIEDALESISAFRETVEGV is encoded by the coding sequence ATGGCACGAGACGAACTCGAAAACGCGGCTGAGTCGATCGAACGGGCGGCAGACGAAACGTCAGATGACACGGCAGCGGACCGGCTCCAGACCCAATCGGAAAAGTTCGCGGAGTACGCTACGGCCGACCGCGGTCCCGATCACGGTCAACTCGCACGCCACGAACACATTCTGAACGAAATCGCCGACGACGAAGGCGGCAACGTTGCATCGAACATCGAGGACGCACTCGAATCGATCAGCGCATTCCGCGAGACGGTCGAGGGCGTCTAG
- a CDS encoding rubrerythrin family protein, with amino-acid sequence MTDPDTFVETVSEENQTALSRLGSSKSLYADTGGDIDTEPVLEATADAEYAAWQTFLEWADDEATDEVRAAFKTTAEEEQDHYETVDEKLSDDEYEPTDVPTLHEYLRDREETIERVGAFVGRNLASKRSKDQVVGYFVGDADPQTASLFRGFGDDLEDQLERAKELLETVCESDEDWDRAEKAATGAIQAAYDEYVDTLEEMGANPKPVC; translated from the coding sequence ATGACCGATCCGGATACGTTCGTCGAGACTGTCAGCGAGGAAAACCAGACCGCGCTCTCACGACTCGGCTCATCGAAGTCACTCTACGCCGACACCGGTGGCGACATCGACACTGAACCCGTCCTCGAGGCCACCGCCGACGCCGAGTACGCCGCCTGGCAGACGTTCCTCGAGTGGGCCGACGACGAGGCCACAGACGAGGTGCGTGCGGCCTTCAAGACCACCGCCGAAGAAGAGCAAGACCACTACGAGACTGTCGACGAGAAACTCAGCGACGACGAATACGAGCCGACCGACGTCCCCACCCTACACGAATACCTCCGCGACCGAGAGGAGACCATCGAACGCGTCGGTGCGTTCGTCGGCCGCAACCTCGCGAGCAAGCGCTCGAAAGACCAGGTCGTCGGCTACTTCGTCGGCGACGCTGATCCCCAGACCGCGAGCCTGTTCCGTGGGTTCGGTGACGACCTGGAGGACCAACTCGAACGGGCGAAAGAACTCCTCGAAACGGTCTGCGAGAGCGACGAGGACTGGGATCGCGCCGAGAAGGCAGCGACGGGCGCGATCCAGGCCGCCTACGACGAATACGTCGACACGCTCGAGGAGATGGGAGCGAACCCCAAACCCGTCTGCTGA
- a CDS encoding sensor histidine kinase, giving the protein MTERRYSPDPRDGDDPAAAYGRITDAVFALDEEWQVAFCNEQAERLLDRPESELRGTVVWDEIPDAIGSRRRDEYELAMETQESVAFETFAESLGGHLEGRAYPSETGLTVTVRIDSDRARRTEHLRDRERALQDAYEVIADPNRPFSERIDSLLGVVRRTIDTDYATLSRVHEDAGEYIFEAVDAPADADLEAGDTTPLSATNCEHVVNTEQTLVLEDVERDAPEFADRAGNADWGISCYLGTPVSVGGEVYGTFCFYDMDARVEEFTDWEVTFVELLGNWVSSELERQQSERELEASNERLEQFANAASHDLKEPLRMVSSYLTLLEDRYSGELDTDGREFVEFAVDGADRMQAMIDGLLAYSRVETRGNPLEPVDLDAVLADVRSDLELRLEETDACLSSESLPRVEGDVDQLRQLFQNLLSNAIEYSGDEPPRVSVEARREGSDWLVSVSDDGIGIAPDDEERVFEVFQRLHTREEHAGTGIGLTLCRRIVERHGGEIWLDSDSAEGATFQFTLPAIAADES; this is encoded by the coding sequence ATGACCGAGCGAAGGTACTCTCCCGATCCGCGCGACGGTGACGATCCGGCGGCGGCCTACGGACGCATCACCGATGCCGTCTTCGCACTCGACGAGGAGTGGCAGGTCGCCTTTTGCAACGAGCAGGCCGAGCGATTGCTCGACCGACCCGAGTCGGAGTTGCGTGGGACGGTCGTCTGGGATGAGATTCCAGATGCGATCGGATCGAGGAGACGAGACGAGTACGAGTTGGCGATGGAGACACAGGAATCGGTCGCGTTCGAGACGTTCGCCGAGTCGCTCGGCGGACACCTCGAGGGACGTGCGTATCCCTCCGAGACGGGACTCACGGTGACCGTCCGCATCGACAGCGATCGCGCTCGACGAACGGAGCATCTCCGAGATCGTGAACGGGCGCTACAGGACGCCTATGAAGTGATCGCCGATCCCAACCGACCGTTTAGCGAACGGATCGACTCGCTTCTGGGCGTCGTCCGGCGAACGATCGACACGGACTACGCGACGCTCTCGCGCGTCCACGAAGACGCTGGAGAGTACATTTTCGAGGCCGTCGACGCCCCGGCCGACGCCGACCTCGAGGCGGGCGACACCACGCCGCTTTCAGCGACGAACTGCGAACACGTCGTCAACACCGAACAGACGCTAGTCCTCGAGGACGTCGAAAGGGACGCACCGGAATTTGCCGACCGCGCCGGAAACGCCGACTGGGGAATCTCCTGTTATCTCGGGACGCCGGTCTCGGTCGGCGGCGAGGTGTACGGAACCTTCTGTTTCTACGACATGGATGCACGCGTCGAGGAATTCACCGACTGGGAGGTCACGTTCGTCGAACTGCTCGGCAACTGGGTGAGTTCCGAACTCGAGCGCCAACAGTCCGAACGGGAACTCGAAGCGTCGAACGAACGATTGGAGCAGTTCGCCAACGCCGCCTCTCACGACCTCAAAGAGCCCCTGCGGATGGTCTCGAGTTACCTCACGCTACTCGAAGACCGGTACAGCGGCGAACTCGATACCGATGGCCGCGAATTCGTCGAATTCGCCGTCGACGGAGCCGATCGGATGCAAGCGATGATCGACGGCCTCCTCGCGTACTCGCGAGTCGAAACGCGGGGCAATCCGCTCGAACCCGTCGATCTGGACGCCGTACTCGCCGACGTGCGGAGCGATCTGGAACTCAGACTCGAGGAGACCGATGCGTGCCTCTCGAGCGAGTCGTTACCCCGCGTCGAGGGCGATGTCGACCAGTTACGACAACTATTCCAGAACTTGCTGTCCAACGCGATCGAATACAGCGGCGACGAGCCCCCGCGAGTCAGCGTCGAGGCTCGACGGGAGGGCAGCGACTGGCTCGTCTCGGTCAGCGACGACGGGATCGGGATCGCTCCCGACGACGAGGAACGCGTCTTCGAGGTGTTTCAGCGACTCCATACCCGCGAGGAACACGCCGGAACGGGGATCGGCCTCACGCTCTGTCGGCGTATCGTCGAGCGCCACGGCGGCGAGATCTGGCTCGACTCCGACTCAGCCGAGGGAGCGACGTTTCAGTTTACGCTGCCAGCCATCGCGGCGGATGAATCGTAA
- the thiE gene encoding thiamine phosphate synthase, translating into MNPSSWRTYLVTQASLSGDRSTPEIVRKAIDGGVDAVQLREKDSSARSRYELGHELRELTAEAGVDLIVNDRIDIARAIDADGVHVGQSDLPVAAARNLLGSDAIVGCSASTAAEARKAEAEGADYLGVGAVYGTSSKNVADEKDGVGPERIAAVADAVSIPLVAIGGITADNASRVVTAGAVGVAVISEITAAAEPRAATESLVGAVETPKAVDTGARPE; encoded by the coding sequence ATGAATCCCTCGAGCTGGCGGACATATCTCGTCACACAGGCGTCGCTTTCCGGCGATCGATCGACGCCCGAAATCGTCCGCAAAGCCATCGACGGCGGCGTCGACGCCGTCCAACTGCGTGAGAAAGACTCGAGTGCTCGATCACGGTACGAACTCGGCCACGAACTGCGCGAACTGACCGCCGAGGCGGGCGTCGACCTCATCGTCAACGACCGGATCGATATCGCACGTGCGATCGATGCGGATGGCGTTCACGTCGGCCAGTCGGATCTGCCGGTCGCGGCCGCCCGGAACTTGCTCGGCTCGGACGCTATCGTCGGTTGCTCGGCGTCAACGGCTGCGGAGGCCAGGAAAGCTGAAGCCGAGGGAGCCGATTACCTCGGCGTTGGTGCCGTCTACGGAACGTCCTCGAAGAACGTCGCCGACGAAAAAGACGGGGTCGGTCCAGAGCGGATCGCCGCGGTCGCCGACGCAGTCTCGATTCCGCTCGTTGCGATTGGCGGCATTACTGCCGACAACGCCAGTCGGGTCGTAACGGCAGGTGCTGTCGGTGTGGCGGTCATCAGCGAGATTACGGCGGCTGCGGAGCCACGGGCCGCAACCGAATCGCTCGTTGGGGCCGTCGAAACGCCGAAGGCAGTCGATACCGGAGCTAGACCAGAATGA
- a CDS encoding type II toxin-antitoxin system HicB family antitoxin, with protein MSSDADVDPSEYEALEDADVTMRENDHGLHIADDEVTGVSSQGQTPEEALANLAAAVESYREATDDDPGDDWL; from the coding sequence ATGAGTTCCGATGCGGACGTCGATCCTTCGGAGTACGAGGCCCTCGAGGATGCGGACGTAACCATGCGTGAAAACGACCACGGACTTCACATCGCCGACGACGAGGTAACCGGCGTCTCGAGCCAGGGGCAGACGCCCGAGGAGGCGCTCGCGAACCTGGCGGCGGCGGTCGAGTCGTACAGGGAAGCGACGGACGACGACCCAGGCGACGACTGGCTGTAG
- a CDS encoding PKD domain-containing protein: protein MSAISVYVYPNTRSEDDLARIAKNAVEAGLEGITSDSRIGGYDVEIRNRYPNQRAGSLRGFFDAFRTWRERNGFTGTGCHLGIGSGFGGGLADNGQYSNAFNGDANCVVGGRSGGGSFFKNAAIQETLHTLIDPGLPQVSQMIGQNDEHTLGMIYQDRSVSPMVTGYVRRGLGNSGTCRNNLNAGQRTTNTSPCSADAVEYTWIDRTGGRDGGDGGGNDRGGNDEGGDGTRGPSVDVRVSATEVDVGETIQFDGRRSSDPDGSIQSYEWSFGDGSTATGGTVQHAYESPGDFQASLTVTDDDGFTDTGSFSITVQGSRTAGNCGDVSTGGEVTGRLAGWWDGNKYQYASALANPCEVTITMEGPGDADFDLYVTTDGRTPRSNNYDEKSDDPNSRESVTVSNVTPGQQFGILVDSYSGAGSFRLSVTERGT from the coding sequence ATGAGTGCTATTTCCGTCTACGTGTATCCAAACACGCGATCCGAAGACGATCTCGCGAGGATCGCAAAGAACGCAGTGGAGGCCGGTCTCGAGGGTATTACTTCGGACTCGAGGATCGGCGGGTACGACGTCGAGATCCGTAACAGGTATCCGAACCAGCGGGCAGGGAGTTTGCGTGGCTTCTTCGACGCTTTTCGAACCTGGCGGGAACGGAACGGGTTTACCGGTACCGGCTGTCACCTCGGCATCGGTAGCGGCTTTGGCGGCGGCCTCGCAGATAACGGGCAGTATTCGAACGCGTTTAACGGGGACGCCAACTGCGTCGTTGGTGGCCGATCCGGCGGCGGAAGTTTCTTCAAAAACGCCGCGATTCAGGAGACGTTGCATACGTTGATCGATCCCGGCCTTCCACAGGTTTCTCAGATGATCGGGCAGAACGACGAACACACCCTGGGAATGATTTATCAGGATCGGTCCGTTTCTCCGATGGTCACCGGATACGTGCGGCGGGGACTCGGGAATTCGGGGACCTGTAGAAATAACCTGAATGCGGGCCAGCGGACCACGAATACGTCCCCGTGTTCTGCGGACGCCGTGGAATACACCTGGATCGATCGCACCGGCGGCCGCGACGGTGGCGACGGAGGCGGCAATGACAGGGGCGGCAACGATGAAGGCGGCGACGGAACCCGGGGCCCCTCCGTGGACGTCAGGGTCAGCGCCACAGAAGTGGACGTCGGCGAAACGATCCAGTTCGACGGCCGCAGATCGTCTGATCCCGACGGTTCGATCCAGTCCTACGAGTGGTCGTTCGGCGATGGTTCGACTGCAACGGGAGGGACTGTTCAGCACGCCTACGAATCGCCGGGCGACTTTCAGGCTTCGCTCACTGTTACGGACGACGACGGATTCACCGACACGGGATCGTTTTCGATCACCGTCCAGGGCAGCAGGACGGCCGGAAACTGCGGTGACGTGAGCACTGGGGGCGAAGTAACCGGCCGTCTCGCCGGCTGGTGGGACGGGAACAAGTATCAGTACGCGAGCGCGCTCGCGAATCCATGCGAGGTGACGATCACGATGGAGGGGCCAGGCGACGCCGACTTCGATCTGTACGTCACGACCGATGGGCGGACGCCACGGTCCAACAACTACGACGAAAAATCGGACGATCCGAACAGTCGGGAGTCGGTTACGGTCAGCAACGTAACCCCGGGCCAGCAGTTCGGCATCCTCGTCGACTCCTATAGTGGAGCCGGTTCCTTCCGGCTCAGTGTAACGGAACGCGGCACGTAA
- a CDS encoding sulfurtransferase, giving the protein MDETVVVSPDWLASRLDEPAVRIVDVRDAWEYDGIGHVPGAVNVPFDSYRDESDVDRGTLPGADAFADLLGDAGIEPDDTIVAYDDTHGVFAARFVLTAIEYGHDDVRLLDGDYSAWNREYETTSDEPDIERTTYEPDPLSPDETPLVGYEAVEDALERDAVFVDTREKDEFEEARLPGALRFDWREVVDEETRRLKPPAELEDLLEDYGITPDREIVLYCNTARRISHTYVVLTALGYENVRFYEGSLTEWLAHDGEVETGPVDT; this is encoded by the coding sequence ATGGACGAAACAGTCGTCGTTTCCCCCGACTGGCTCGCATCGCGACTGGACGAACCCGCCGTCCGCATCGTCGACGTACGGGACGCCTGGGAATACGACGGCATCGGGCACGTCCCCGGTGCAGTGAACGTCCCGTTCGACAGCTATCGCGACGAGAGCGACGTCGACCGCGGGACCCTTCCCGGTGCCGATGCCTTCGCGGACTTGCTCGGCGATGCCGGTATCGAACCCGACGACACGATCGTCGCGTACGACGACACTCACGGCGTCTTCGCCGCCCGGTTCGTGCTCACGGCCATCGAATACGGCCACGACGACGTCCGTCTACTCGACGGCGACTACAGTGCCTGGAACCGGGAGTACGAGACCACGAGCGACGAGCCCGACATCGAACGGACGACCTACGAGCCCGATCCGCTTTCGCCCGACGAGACCCCGCTCGTGGGCTACGAAGCCGTCGAAGACGCACTCGAGCGAGACGCCGTGTTCGTCGACACGCGCGAGAAAGACGAGTTCGAAGAGGCTCGCCTGCCTGGCGCCCTCCGATTCGACTGGCGAGAGGTCGTCGACGAGGAGACGCGGCGCCTGAAACCGCCGGCCGAACTCGAGGACTTGCTCGAAGACTACGGGATCACCCCGGACCGCGAGATCGTCCTCTACTGTAACACCGCGCGGCGGATCAGCCACACCTACGTCGTCCTCACGGCGCTCGGTTACGAGAACGTCCGGTTCTACGAGGGGAGTCTCACCGAGTGGCTCGCCCACGATGGCGAGGTCGAAACCGGGCCCGTGGACACGTAA
- a CDS encoding dihydrolipoyl dehydrogenase — protein MDEYDIVVIGGGSGSQVATAAARQGLEAAVIERGPLGGACVTRGCVPSKALIHRADIVDELRRADEFGIDAETQAIDYAGITSSIHDTVYEKADRQASSLRDNDNVVLYRGEGAFVDERALEIDSTEAGADGERIRGESVVIAVGSQPLVPPIDGIEDVAFLTSDDALYLDERPDELVIVGGGYIGTELGYFFGALGADVSIVGRSDRLVPREDDDVSAVVTESLETYCTVHTGYEAASVDEADDRVTVTATVADDDGSAGDSIELTADELLLATGRRPSTDALDLETTGVEVDEKGYVETDETLETTADGIWALGDVLGVQPYKHAADYETKLVAANVLDDAGETVDYEAMPHAIFTSPQVASVGQTEGELEDDGREYEAVKTPYEAAPLGLVFGADDGFVKAIASPDGEILGCHIVGPQASTLLHEVVVAMDSAEGAVDDVAEPVHVHPALNEVLYSAFDELADAKYSTAPDWRDVTTR, from the coding sequence ATGGACGAATACGACATCGTCGTTATCGGCGGGGGATCGGGAAGTCAGGTCGCCACGGCAGCCGCTCGGCAGGGCCTCGAGGCGGCCGTAATCGAGCGCGGGCCGCTCGGCGGAGCCTGTGTGACGAGGGGGTGTGTGCCGTCAAAAGCGCTTATTCATCGGGCAGATATCGTGGACGAACTGCGACGTGCCGACGAGTTCGGCATCGACGCGGAGACACAAGCGATCGACTACGCGGGGATCACGTCGTCGATCCACGACACGGTCTACGAGAAGGCCGATCGACAGGCCTCGAGCCTCCGAGACAACGACAACGTCGTCCTCTACCGGGGAGAGGGCGCGTTCGTCGACGAGCGCGCCCTCGAAATCGACTCGACCGAGGCCGGGGCAGACGGCGAACGAATTCGCGGTGAAAGCGTCGTCATTGCCGTCGGGAGCCAGCCGCTGGTCCCGCCGATCGACGGCATCGAAGACGTCGCGTTTCTCACGAGCGACGACGCGCTCTACCTCGACGAACGGCCCGACGAACTCGTGATCGTCGGCGGAGGCTACATCGGTACCGAGCTCGGCTACTTTTTCGGCGCGCTCGGGGCCGACGTCTCGATCGTCGGCCGCAGCGATCGGCTCGTCCCCCGAGAAGACGACGACGTGAGCGCGGTCGTAACCGAGTCACTCGAGACGTACTGCACCGTCCACACTGGATACGAAGCCGCATCGGTCGACGAGGCGGACGATCGCGTAACAGTGACAGCGACGGTCGCAGATGACGATGGCAGCGCGGGCGATTCGATCGAACTGACCGCTGACGAGTTGCTGCTCGCCACCGGGCGACGGCCCAGCACCGACGCTCTCGACCTCGAGACGACGGGCGTCGAAGTCGACGAGAAGGGGTACGTCGAGACCGACGAAACCCTCGAAACGACCGCAGACGGGATCTGGGCGCTCGGCGACGTACTCGGCGTGCAACCGTACAAGCATGCGGCCGATTACGAGACGAAACTCGTCGCGGCGAACGTTCTGGACGACGCCGGCGAGACGGTCGACTACGAGGCGATGCCACACGCGATATTCACCTCCCCCCAGGTCGCAAGCGTCGGGCAGACCGAAGGCGAACTCGAGGACGATGGCCGCGAGTACGAGGCGGTGAAAACACCCTACGAAGCCGCACCGCTGGGGCTCGTATTCGGCGCTGACGACGGATTCGTAAAGGCGATCGCCTCCCCGGACGGCGAGATTCTGGGCTGTCACATCGTCGGCCCGCAGGCGTCGACGCTGCTCCACGAGGTCGTCGTCGCGATGGACAGCGCCGAGGGGGCCGTCGACGACGTCGCCGAGCCGGTCCACGTCCATCCGGCGCTGAACGAGGTGCTCTATTCCGCGTTCGACGAACTCGCCGACGCGAAATATTCGACGGCTCCGGACTGGCGAGACGTAACGACCCGATAG